The following proteins are co-located in the Acidicapsa acidisoli genome:
- a CDS encoding SMP-30/gluconolactonase/LRE family protein: MQRRTFVSMATGATMAFALKPGALVSEQEPRHPVPYPDPAIEVVDPRFAKYQIISAAVERLFTGARWTEGPVWIGDGGYLIFSDIPNNRMLRWLEETGDVTVFRSPSNYSNGNTRDRVGRLLTCEHDTRRVTRTEHDGTISVLLDSFQGKKLNAPNDLVVHSDGAIWFSDPGYGIMSNYEGHKAAFELPANVYRLDPNTRVATVVASDLEKPNGLCFSPDEKLLYIVDSAIPKHPDAPRPIRVYDVVDGVRLTNGRMFVNMSPGTSDGIRCDVDGNVWSAAGWAGEDFNGVHIFAPDGTLIGKIHLPETCANLCFGGTKRNRLFMTASQSLYALYVGTEGVQIV, encoded by the coding sequence ATGCAGAGACGCACATTCGTCAGCATGGCGACGGGCGCGACAATGGCCTTCGCTTTGAAACCTGGCGCTCTTGTCAGTGAGCAGGAACCAAGACATCCGGTTCCCTATCCTGATCCAGCGATAGAAGTCGTTGATCCCCGGTTCGCGAAATATCAAATCATCAGCGCGGCGGTAGAGCGATTGTTTACCGGTGCGCGTTGGACAGAAGGTCCGGTGTGGATTGGCGACGGAGGATACCTTATCTTTAGCGACATTCCCAACAACCGCATGCTGCGATGGCTGGAGGAAACTGGAGATGTCACTGTATTCCGCAGCCCCTCGAATTACAGCAATGGCAATACCCGTGACCGTGTGGGGAGGCTGCTCACATGCGAGCACGACACACGCCGTGTGACACGGACCGAACATGACGGCACCATCTCAGTGCTGTTGGATTCATTTCAAGGCAAGAAGCTCAACGCTCCGAACGATCTCGTGGTCCACTCCGATGGGGCCATCTGGTTTAGCGATCCCGGCTACGGCATTATGTCAAATTACGAAGGGCACAAAGCGGCCTTCGAACTCCCGGCCAACGTTTACCGGCTCGACCCAAATACGCGCGTGGCAACCGTTGTGGCCAGCGATCTGGAAAAGCCTAACGGCCTGTGCTTCTCTCCCGACGAGAAATTGCTTTACATCGTGGATAGTGCAATTCCAAAGCACCCGGACGCTCCGCGTCCGATTCGGGTATATGACGTTGTGGATGGCGTGAGACTGACTAACGGGCGCATGTTTGTGAACATGTCACCGGGTACTTCCGATGGCATTCGCTGCGATGTGGACGGCAATGTCTGGTCCGCCGCCGGATGGGCTGGAGAAGACTTCAACGGGGTGCATATCTTCGCTCCCGACGGCACTCTCATCGGAAAGATTCATCTTCCTGAAACGTGCGCCAATCTTTGTTTCGGTGGCACCAAGAGAAACCGCTTGTTCATGACTGCGAGCCAGTCTCTTTACGCACTTTATGTCGGAACAGAAGGCGTCCAGATCGTTTGA
- a CDS encoding vitamin B12-dependent ribonucleotide reductase encodes MFDTYSASPTSFSNSGSTAGANQNASGATTASYSRGGLTFSRRFSKAGVSPYDEVQWERRTASITDASGKSIFEQKDVEVPVDWSMTATNIVASKYLHGQIGTPERETGVRQLVARVAETIRDWGLEGGYFSSAQDAAIFHDELVAMLVSQKVAFNSPVWFNVGCDRLEPNSDAQNWHWDPHTCAVRFSVTGYRNPQCSACFINAVDDSLDAILTLAKTEGMLFKWGSGTGTNLSSIRGSMELLSGGGTASGPLSFMRGFDAFAGVIKSGGKTRRAAKMVILNVDHPDIVDFIDCKSKEEAKAFALIRAGYDGSGPDSEAYSSIFFQNANNSVRVNDEFMRAYERDGEFTTLAVKDRKPVNTYKARFIMNKIAEATWQCGDPGMQFDSTINRWHTSKNSGRINASNPCSEYMFLDNSACNLASFNLLKFVTSAGTFDIQAYRHAVSVVITAMEILVDNSGYPTEAIAKNSHDYRPLGLGYANLGALLMALGLPYDSDAGRDYAGCLTAIMCGQAYLQSSIIAATCPPLASATPLTAQVNQEMGRQGGACPGYYVNREPFLDVIRMHRAEVNKIGKSKVSGEPFVAPQLDAMIEASRECWDMALIYGERYGYRNSQTTVLAPTGTIGFMMDCDTTGIEPDLALVKYKKLVGGGMIKIVNQTVPSALFKLGYKDDEVNAIVSYIDATGTIEGAPGIKPEHLSVFDCSFKPSKGTRSIHYMGHIKMMAAAQPFISGAISKTVNLPHEATVEQIAEAYTESWRQGLKAVAIYRDGSKGVQPLNTSQDAKKNEPTALDTAGARVLASLAAGAEAADADVKTLEANLASKISDKLEVSAKQVYAVSQAFQKALESLAGFEARAAALAARPASMPSAVPAPANQDLNAPPKAVRHRLPEERASVTHKFSIAGHEGYITVGLYPTGQPGEIFIKMAKEGSTVSGLMDAFATSISLALQHGVPLKVLCEKFAHTRFEPSGWTGNEQIGYAKSLMDYIFRWLQLRFLSGTQLPLFAGLAPQAQQLAAPPATMVPETEMESESEPGSGVPGVSGAALTKLVEDIARRLNQVNASAVGPVPEIRVSSAAPSASPVTSVPKLTDRGLYHAADAMREMYDMGDAPSCGTCGAIMVRNGSCYRCMSCGSTSGCS; translated from the coding sequence ATGTTCGATACTTACTCCGCGTCACCCACTTCTTTTTCAAACTCCGGCTCAACTGCTGGCGCGAACCAAAATGCCTCCGGCGCAACGACCGCGAGCTACTCCCGCGGAGGGCTGACCTTTTCGCGCCGCTTCTCGAAGGCCGGTGTTTCGCCGTATGACGAGGTTCAGTGGGAGCGGCGGACCGCTTCCATCACCGACGCGAGCGGCAAGTCGATCTTCGAGCAGAAGGATGTCGAAGTTCCCGTGGATTGGTCGATGACGGCGACCAACATCGTGGCCTCGAAGTACCTGCATGGGCAGATTGGCACTCCGGAGCGGGAGACGGGTGTGCGGCAATTGGTGGCGCGGGTGGCGGAGACGATTCGGGACTGGGGTCTGGAGGGTGGTTATTTTTCGAGCGCCCAGGATGCGGCGATCTTTCATGACGAGCTGGTGGCGATGCTCGTGTCGCAGAAGGTGGCGTTCAATTCGCCGGTGTGGTTCAACGTGGGCTGCGACCGGTTGGAGCCGAATTCGGACGCGCAGAACTGGCATTGGGACCCGCATACCTGCGCGGTGCGCTTTTCGGTGACAGGCTACCGGAATCCGCAGTGCTCGGCGTGCTTTATCAACGCGGTGGACGACTCGCTGGACGCGATTCTCACGCTGGCGAAGACGGAAGGAATGCTGTTCAAGTGGGGGTCGGGAACGGGGACGAATCTTTCGTCGATTCGCGGCTCGATGGAGCTGCTTTCGGGTGGCGGCACGGCTTCAGGTCCGCTGAGTTTCATGCGCGGATTCGATGCTTTTGCGGGGGTGATCAAGTCGGGCGGCAAGACGCGGCGCGCGGCCAAGATGGTGATCCTGAATGTGGACCATCCGGATATTGTCGACTTCATCGATTGCAAGTCGAAGGAGGAGGCCAAGGCTTTTGCGCTGATTCGGGCTGGGTATGACGGTTCGGGACCGGATTCCGAGGCGTATTCCTCGATCTTCTTCCAGAACGCGAATAACTCTGTGCGCGTGAATGACGAGTTCATGCGCGCTTATGAGCGGGATGGCGAGTTCACGACCCTGGCGGTGAAGGATCGCAAGCCGGTGAATACCTATAAGGCTCGCTTCATCATGAACAAGATTGCCGAGGCGACGTGGCAGTGCGGCGACCCTGGAATGCAGTTCGACTCGACGATCAACCGCTGGCACACAAGCAAGAACTCGGGGCGCATCAATGCTTCGAATCCTTGCTCGGAGTACATGTTCCTCGATAACTCGGCCTGCAATCTGGCGAGCTTTAACCTGCTGAAGTTTGTGACTTCGGCGGGGACGTTCGATATTCAGGCATATCGCCATGCTGTTTCCGTGGTGATCACGGCAATGGAGATCCTGGTCGATAACTCGGGTTATCCGACCGAGGCGATTGCGAAGAATTCGCATGACTATCGCCCGCTGGGCTTGGGCTACGCGAACCTGGGCGCGCTGTTGATGGCGCTGGGTCTGCCGTACGACTCCGACGCAGGTCGCGACTATGCCGGATGCCTGACGGCGATCATGTGCGGACAGGCATATCTGCAGTCGTCGATTATCGCGGCGACATGCCCGCCGCTGGCTTCAGCGACGCCGCTGACGGCGCAGGTGAACCAGGAAATGGGCCGTCAGGGCGGAGCTTGCCCCGGGTACTATGTGAACCGCGAGCCGTTTCTGGATGTGATCCGGATGCACCGCGCGGAGGTAAACAAGATCGGCAAGTCTAAGGTCAGCGGCGAGCCATTTGTCGCTCCGCAACTGGACGCGATGATTGAGGCCAGCCGCGAGTGCTGGGACATGGCGCTGATCTATGGCGAGCGCTATGGCTATCGCAACTCGCAGACGACGGTACTGGCCCCGACGGGCACCATCGGCTTCATGATGGACTGCGACACGACGGGCATCGAGCCTGACCTGGCGCTGGTGAAGTACAAGAAGCTGGTGGGCGGCGGCATGATCAAGATCGTCAACCAGACGGTTCCTTCGGCGCTCTTCAAGCTCGGTTACAAGGACGACGAAGTGAACGCGATTGTCAGCTACATCGACGCGACGGGCACGATCGAAGGCGCGCCGGGAATCAAGCCGGAGCATCTGAGTGTTTTCGATTGCTCGTTCAAGCCGTCGAAGGGAACGCGCTCGATTCACTACATGGGCCATATCAAGATGATGGCGGCGGCGCAGCCGTTTATCTCTGGAGCCATCTCGAAGACCGTGAACCTGCCGCATGAGGCGACGGTCGAGCAGATCGCTGAGGCATATACGGAAAGCTGGCGTCAGGGGCTGAAGGCTGTAGCAATCTATCGCGATGGGTCCAAGGGTGTGCAGCCGTTGAACACCAGCCAGGATGCTAAGAAGAACGAGCCGACGGCGCTGGATACGGCCGGGGCGCGGGTGCTGGCTTCGCTGGCTGCCGGGGCGGAAGCTGCGGATGCCGATGTGAAGACGCTGGAAGCCAACCTTGCGAGCAAGATCAGCGACAAGCTTGAAGTAAGCGCGAAGCAGGTCTATGCAGTGTCACAGGCCTTCCAGAAGGCGCTTGAGTCATTGGCTGGCTTCGAGGCTCGGGCGGCTGCGCTGGCGGCTCGACCGGCTTCGATGCCTTCTGCCGTACCCGCGCCTGCCAATCAGGATCTGAATGCGCCGCCGAAGGCCGTTCGGCACCGGTTACCGGAGGAGCGGGCTTCGGTAACGCACAAGTTCTCGATTGCCGGACACGAGGGCTACATCACAGTGGGGTTGTATCCAACCGGACAGCCGGGCGAGATCTTCATCAAGATGGCCAAGGAGGGTTCAACGGTCTCTGGACTGATGGATGCCTTTGCCACATCGATCTCGCTTGCCTTGCAGCATGGCGTTCCGTTGAAGGTGCTATGCGAGAAGTTCGCGCATACGCGCTTTGAGCCCTCGGGCTGGACTGGCAATGAGCAGATCGGCTACGCGAAGAGCTTGATGGACTATATCTTCCGCTGGCTGCAGTTGCGCTTCCTGTCGGGGACGCAGTTGCCGTTGTTTGCGGGACTCGCTCCTCAGGCGCAGCAGTTGGCCGCGCCTCCGGCGACGATGGTTCCGGAAACGGAGATGGAATCCGAGTCCGAACCCGGTTCGGGTGTTCCCGGAGTCTCTGGTGCTGCGCTTACGAAGCTGGTGGAGGATATCGCGCGCAGGCTGAATCAGGTGAATGCTTCGGCGGTTGGCCCGGTGCCGGAGATTCGGGTGTCGTCTGCGGCTCCATCGGCTTCTCCTGTAACGAGTGTTCCCAAGCTCACAGATCGCGGCCTATATCATGCCGCGGATGCGATGCGCGAGATGTACGACATGGGCGATGCTCCAAGCTGCGGGACGTGCGGCGCGATCATGGTGCGCAATGGATCATGCTATCGCTGCATGAGCTGCGGTTCGACGAGCGGTTGCAGCTAG
- a CDS encoding carbonic anhydrase, producing MRRMGLAMLGLSLGLFGSAPFVAQAQQAATGAPWSYEGKQGPLNWGRLDPAYRACSTGKEQSPIDIRGAHLNKSLQPIEFHYMSSSMALVNTGHWIQVTPAPGSYIVANGTRYDLVQFHFHHPGEEAVKGKLPDMTLDLVHKSADGKIAVVAVRLNEGNANAVLAALWQHMPKTAGATDKMTESMSPAGLLPTDRGYWTYEGSLTAPPCTEGVRWFIFEQEVELSRDQLRSYAALFKVTSRMIQPTRGRKIEANE from the coding sequence ATGCGTCGGATGGGATTGGCGATGTTGGGGCTGAGTCTTGGTCTGTTTGGAAGCGCACCGTTTGTGGCTCAGGCCCAGCAGGCGGCTACGGGCGCGCCGTGGAGCTATGAGGGCAAGCAGGGACCGCTGAACTGGGGAAGGCTGGACCCGGCGTACAGGGCTTGCTCTACGGGCAAGGAGCAGTCGCCGATTGATATTCGCGGGGCGCACCTGAATAAGAGTCTGCAGCCGATTGAGTTTCACTACATGAGCAGTTCGATGGCGCTGGTCAATACCGGGCACTGGATTCAGGTGACGCCGGCGCCGGGGAGTTATATCGTCGCTAATGGGACTCGCTACGACCTGGTGCAGTTTCATTTTCATCATCCTGGCGAGGAGGCAGTGAAGGGAAAGCTGCCGGATATGACCCTGGATCTGGTGCACAAGAGCGCCGATGGCAAGATCGCCGTGGTAGCGGTGCGGCTCAATGAGGGCAATGCCAACGCCGTCCTGGCAGCCCTGTGGCAGCACATGCCGAAGACGGCTGGCGCGACGGATAAGATGACGGAGTCGATGAGCCCGGCGGGGCTGCTGCCGACTGATCGTGGGTACTGGACCTATGAGGGTTCGCTGACGGCTCCGCCCTGTACGGAAGGGGTGCGATGGTTCATCTTCGAGCAAGAGGTTGAACTGTCACGAGACCAGTTGCGCAGCTATGCTGCATTGTTTAAGGTCACCAGCCGGATGATTCAACCAACGCGCGGACGGAAGATCGAGGCGAACGAATAG
- the metK gene encoding methionine adenosyltransferase: MSDRFLFTSESVTEGHPDKIADQISDAILDACLEQDPYSRVAAETLTATGLVVIAGEITTKAYVDFQTLVRGVVASIGYDNALYGFDSNTCAVISSINRQSGDIAQGVDTGGAGDQGMMFGYATNETPELMPAAISLAHKLTRRLSEVRKNGKLPYLRPDGKSQVTVEYDESGKPVRIDAVVISTQHAEQVGNDELRADIQKHVIQAVLPSEWLDENTKYHINPTGRFVIGGPMGDTGLTGRKIIVDTYGGAGRHGGGAFSGKDPTKVDRSAAYVARYIAKNIVAAKLADRCEVQLAYAIGVAEPVSVLVETFGTGKVSAKTLTELVRKNFSLTPKGIIESLNLRRPIYRQTAAYGHFGRNEAEFTWEATDKAAALAEQAGLVAAAK; encoded by the coding sequence TTGAGCGACCGTTTTCTGTTTACCTCTGAATCTGTGACGGAAGGCCATCCGGACAAGATTGCCGACCAGATCTCCGACGCTATTCTGGATGCCTGCCTGGAGCAGGATCCTTACAGCCGCGTTGCGGCGGAAACTTTAACCGCGACCGGTCTGGTGGTGATCGCGGGCGAGATTACCACCAAGGCGTATGTGGACTTTCAGACGCTGGTGCGTGGAGTGGTGGCTTCGATTGGCTACGACAACGCGCTATATGGCTTCGATTCCAATACCTGCGCGGTGATCTCGTCAATCAATCGCCAGTCGGGCGATATTGCGCAGGGCGTGGACACGGGCGGCGCGGGCGACCAGGGCATGATGTTCGGCTACGCCACAAACGAGACTCCGGAGCTGATGCCGGCGGCGATTTCGCTGGCGCACAAGCTGACGCGGCGACTCTCCGAAGTGCGCAAGAACGGCAAGCTGCCGTATCTGCGGCCGGATGGCAAGAGCCAGGTGACGGTTGAGTATGACGAGTCCGGAAAGCCGGTGCGCATTGACGCGGTTGTGATTTCGACCCAACATGCGGAGCAGGTCGGGAATGACGAGCTGCGCGCGGACATTCAGAAGCATGTGATTCAGGCTGTGCTTCCGTCCGAGTGGCTGGATGAAAACACCAAGTACCACATCAATCCGACGGGCCGCTTTGTGATTGGCGGACCGATGGGCGATACCGGGCTGACGGGTCGCAAGATTATCGTGGATACCTACGGTGGAGCGGGCCGGCATGGCGGCGGCGCATTCAGCGGCAAGGATCCGACAAAGGTGGACCGTTCGGCGGCCTACGTGGCGCGTTATATCGCCAAGAACATCGTGGCTGCGAAGCTGGCGGACCGCTGCGAGGTGCAGCTCGCCTACGCGATTGGCGTGGCCGAGCCGGTTTCGGTGCTGGTGGAGACCTTTGGCACGGGCAAGGTGAGCGCCAAGACGCTGACGGAGCTGGTGCGGAAGAACTTCTCGTTGACGCCGAAGGGGATTATCGAGAGCCTGAACCTGCGTCGTCCGATCTACCGGCAGACGGCGGCCTACGGGCACTTTGGACGCAACGAGGCAGAGTTTACCTGGGAAGCGACGGACAAGGCTGCGGCTTTGGCTGAGCAGGCCGGGCTGGTGGCTGCGGCGAAGTAG
- a CDS encoding helix-turn-helix domain-containing protein: MGKCPCFVMSTGSFGEELRMERLNRGIALERITEITKISQRHLVALEENQFRVLPGGILNKGIVRGYVNVLGLDEMDWVTRFQRAYAASGELHDDDRNWIEFAANVGRARVRPRDAATERLKWAGALLLLFVVGIAVFFTVRYFGFRSGWWPTVVPGREPATSAVTGLGMWLLGGF, from the coding sequence TTGGGAAAGTGTCCCTGTTTTGTGATGAGCACGGGTAGCTTTGGCGAAGAGTTGCGGATGGAGCGGTTGAACCGCGGCATTGCGCTCGAAAGGATTACCGAGATCACCAAGATCAGCCAGCGGCACCTGGTGGCGCTGGAGGAGAACCAGTTTCGTGTGCTTCCCGGCGGCATTCTGAACAAGGGCATCGTTCGGGGCTATGTGAACGTCCTCGGTCTGGATGAAATGGACTGGGTTACGCGCTTCCAGCGGGCGTATGCGGCTTCCGGTGAGCTGCATGATGACGACCGCAACTGGATCGAGTTTGCCGCCAATGTGGGCCGGGCGCGGGTGCGGCCACGGGATGCGGCGACGGAGCGGCTGAAATGGGCTGGGGCGCTGCTCTTGCTGTTCGTGGTCGGCATCGCGGTGTTTTTTACGGTGCGCTACTTCGGCTTCCGGTCGGGTTGGTGGCCGACGGTGGTTCCGGGACGGGAGCCAGCGACGAGCGCGGTGACGGGTTTGGGGATGTGGCTGCTGGGCGGATTCTGA
- a CDS encoding ABC transporter permease, translating into MNKLVFANLIHRPMRSVISAAAIAIEVVMIISVAAIFLGQIDGQKIRTNGVGADMIVGPPNASFINALGGAPIPAKNVEALRKLPHIAIASPVIQKTSLGSSLEILYGIDYPSFNALRPFVFLQGGPFQGPNDVIVDDVFAAPGAGYHVGDTIQVLGHPFRICGIVESGKGGRKMFQIQTLGDLIGSEGKASLFFIKSDDEANQEAIRKEILSTPGFQNYQIWTMHEWLSLMTPDHIPGFDIALNVVTLIATLVGFLVIFLSMYTAILERTREIGILKSMGASKTAIVGMVLRESAMMAVVGIAAGIALTYAIHSALAHKFPSLFFEITSDWTVKAAIIAFLGAVLGAAYPAFMAARKDPIDALSYE; encoded by the coding sequence ATGAACAAACTGGTATTCGCTAATCTGATCCATCGCCCCATGCGCTCCGTAATCTCGGCCGCTGCGATCGCCATCGAAGTGGTGATGATCATCTCCGTCGCCGCCATCTTCCTCGGCCAGATCGACGGCCAGAAGATCCGCACCAACGGAGTCGGCGCCGACATGATCGTAGGCCCTCCCAACGCCAGCTTCATCAACGCCCTTGGGGGTGCGCCAATTCCGGCGAAAAATGTCGAAGCCCTGCGCAAACTGCCTCACATCGCCATCGCTTCGCCGGTAATTCAGAAGACCAGCCTCGGCAGTTCACTGGAGATTCTCTACGGCATCGACTACCCCAGTTTCAACGCCTTGCGTCCCTTCGTCTTCCTCCAGGGCGGCCCATTTCAAGGGCCTAATGACGTGATCGTCGATGACGTCTTCGCCGCCCCCGGCGCGGGATACCATGTCGGCGATACGATTCAGGTCCTCGGCCATCCCTTCCGCATCTGCGGCATCGTCGAAAGCGGCAAAGGCGGGCGAAAAATGTTTCAGATCCAGACGCTCGGCGACCTGATCGGCTCCGAAGGCAAAGCCTCGCTCTTCTTCATCAAGAGCGACGATGAAGCGAATCAGGAAGCAATCCGGAAGGAAATCCTGAGCACGCCGGGCTTCCAGAACTACCAGATCTGGACCATGCACGAGTGGCTCTCTTTAATGACGCCAGATCACATTCCCGGATTCGATATAGCTCTTAATGTGGTCACTCTGATTGCAACCCTCGTCGGCTTCCTGGTCATCTTTCTGTCGATGTACACCGCGATCCTCGAACGCACCCGTGAAATCGGGATTCTCAAGTCCATGGGCGCATCCAAGACCGCAATCGTCGGCATGGTCCTGCGGGAATCGGCCATGATGGCCGTCGTGGGCATAGCAGCTGGCATAGCACTGACCTATGCGATCCACTCCGCCCTGGCCCACAAATTCCCCTCGTTGTTCTTCGAAATCACCTCCGACTGGACGGTGAAAGCCGCCATCATCGCCTTCCTCGGAGCAGTCCTCGGAGCTGCCTACCCGGCATTCATGGCCGCCCGCAAAGACCCCATCGACGCCCTGTCGTACGAATAA
- a CDS encoding isocitrate lyase/PEP mutase family protein, with amino-acid sequence MSTQDEKGLVFRALHQRSGAFVIPNPWDVGTARVLAGLGFEALATTSAGYAFSIGRRDGAVGREAMIGHVAEISEATDLPVSADLENGFGDPPEVAAETIRMVAAAGAVGGSIEDATGRADDPIYAEDFAADRIRAAAEAVRGLPFAFTLTARAENYLYGRPDLAGTIRRLQAYQEAGADVLYAPGLTSHDEIAAVIKSVDRPVNVLVGFKGIQLSVAEASAMGVRRLSVGSALARAAYGALLRATKEMREQGTFTFGDDAPSLREMTAMFPK; translated from the coding sequence ATGTCGACGCAGGATGAAAAAGGACTGGTCTTCCGCGCGCTGCATCAGCGCAGTGGTGCGTTTGTCATTCCTAACCCATGGGATGTGGGTACGGCCCGGGTGTTGGCCGGATTGGGCTTTGAGGCTCTGGCCACGACCAGCGCGGGCTACGCTTTTTCGATCGGGAGGCGAGACGGCGCAGTTGGCCGCGAGGCGATGATCGGGCATGTAGCTGAGATTTCCGAGGCCACGGATCTGCCGGTGAGCGCCGATCTTGAGAATGGTTTTGGGGACCCGCCGGAGGTTGCCGCGGAAACGATACGAATGGTTGCGGCTGCGGGAGCTGTGGGTGGTTCCATCGAAGATGCGACCGGGCGGGCGGACGATCCGATCTATGCGGAAGACTTTGCGGCGGATCGGATTCGAGCTGCGGCAGAGGCTGTGCGGGGTCTGCCTTTCGCATTTACGCTGACTGCCCGGGCGGAGAATTATCTGTACGGGCGTCCAGACCTTGCAGGTACGATTCGCAGGCTGCAGGCGTATCAGGAAGCGGGCGCGGATGTTCTGTATGCACCTGGGCTGACGAGCCATGATGAGATTGCGGCTGTAATCAAATCAGTCGATCGGCCGGTGAATGTGCTGGTCGGATTCAAGGGGATTCAGCTAAGCGTGGCAGAGGCCTCGGCCATGGGCGTGAGGCGGCTGAGTGTGGGCAGCGCTCTTGCCCGCGCCGCTTATGGTGCGCTGCTGCGCGCCACCAAAGAGATGCGGGAGCAGGGGACTTTTACATTTGGCGACGATGCGCCGAGCTTACGCGAGATGACTGCGATGTTTCCGAAGTAA
- a CDS encoding NIPSNAP family protein, translating to MRFPRPVVHSVTRREAIVGAVASSVLLTPAGSVFADPAQDLSQKRRGMKITCVIRYQIDPFQRDKFQKYAENWGRIIPRCGGELVGYFLPYEGTNDVAWGLIAFDSLSTYEAYRARLRADPEARANFAMAQANRLILREERNFVEVVDGTFGIAAISSEKG from the coding sequence ATGCGATTCCCGAGACCGGTTGTGCATTCCGTCACTCGCCGCGAAGCCATTGTGGGAGCGGTTGCTTCCAGTGTGTTGCTGACCCCTGCTGGAAGCGTATTTGCAGATCCGGCTCAGGACTTGTCACAGAAGAGGAGAGGAATGAAGATTACCTGCGTTATTCGCTACCAGATCGATCCGTTTCAACGGGATAAGTTCCAAAAGTATGCCGAGAACTGGGGGCGCATCATTCCCCGTTGCGGCGGCGAACTTGTCGGATATTTTCTTCCCTATGAGGGGACGAATGATGTGGCTTGGGGATTGATTGCCTTCGATAGCCTGTCGACTTATGAGGCGTACCGGGCGCGGCTCAGGGCAGATCCGGAAGCGCGAGCGAATTTTGCCATGGCGCAGGCCAATCGCCTGATTCTTCGCGAAGAGAGAAACTTTGTGGAAGTAGTCGATGGGACGTTTGGAATTGCTGCAATTTCTTCGGAGAAAGGATGA
- a CDS encoding ArsR/SmtB family transcription factor: MPLFQHQYFVYRHIMDANLRPTTHTRTSTRLRSTNISPVSDVALSRLAAAIGEPSRARILCCLLDGHARTSTELATVAEVSPSTASVHLNRLMAERLIKLLVQGKHRYYSLEGADVASALEALMVVAGGSRPQYAPTTPVPLRYARTCYDHMAGTVAVSLHSRFVNSGWIIQASEQSGSKPEDALDLTSAGNKAFEALGIDIAATRSLRRRFAYACVDWSERKPHIGGALGAALLQTALQRKWVTRDLDSRALNVTRLGQRELSARFGIQSAAS; the protein is encoded by the coding sequence ATGCCTCTTTTCCAACATCAATACTTCGTTTATCGTCACATCATGGATGCGAACTTGAGACCCACGACTCATACAAGAACCAGTACAAGACTCAGAAGCACGAATATCAGTCCCGTAAGCGACGTCGCACTCTCCCGTCTCGCGGCAGCCATCGGCGAACCATCCAGGGCGCGCATCCTCTGTTGCCTGTTGGACGGTCACGCACGCACCAGCACCGAACTCGCGACGGTGGCCGAGGTCAGCCCTTCCACCGCAAGCGTACACCTCAACCGCCTAATGGCCGAGCGACTGATAAAACTGCTTGTTCAGGGGAAGCACCGTTACTACAGCCTCGAAGGAGCCGACGTGGCCAGCGCGCTCGAAGCACTCATGGTAGTAGCCGGAGGGTCGCGGCCTCAGTACGCTCCAACCACGCCTGTTCCCCTGCGCTATGCCCGCACCTGCTACGACCACATGGCAGGCACGGTTGCAGTCTCTCTCCACTCTCGCTTCGTCAATTCAGGCTGGATCATCCAAGCCTCCGAGCAATCAGGTTCAAAGCCCGAAGATGCGCTCGACCTGACATCCGCCGGAAACAAGGCCTTCGAAGCTCTGGGAATCGACATCGCAGCAACCCGAAGCCTGCGCCGCCGATTCGCCTATGCGTGCGTGGATTGGAGCGAGCGAAAGCCTCACATCGGGGGCGCGCTCGGCGCTGCTCTTCTGCAAACGGCTTTGCAGCGAAAGTGGGTCACGCGCGACCTCGATAGCCGAGCCCTGAATGTCACCCGGCTCGGCCAGCGCGAACTATCAGCCCGCTTCGGGATTCAATCAGCAGCCAGTTAG